The following are encoded together in the Corticium candelabrum chromosome 1, ooCorCand1.1, whole genome shotgun sequence genome:
- the LOC134198094 gene encoding hemicentin-1-like, whose product MGEISEHRCTVSRKDRFLLYASCAATLILVAATFCLFALYQVRLDQLEAHINDMQDKRAKINSVGKNADGHGIDMLHRYVREALSGKVDNKGSTDMDKLVEEMINMQLRSLRAHCLANERVCIQGPKGSVGAKGDNGKRGPQGQKGKEGFVGLQGEKGEKGDVGPRGTSIDPPVISRSPVSMTVLQKGSAVFKCEARGTPNPTISWRRLDISPLPKLRASVLLTNALKIVDIQPEDAGSYVCEAKNVFGLEQAYATLAVQAPPSFVKVSSDVVSVFPGDDVKLDCSTSGYPIPTITWSRVDDLPKSSKIEKNGTLILRNVTQSDVGQYICTAQNDIAKKTHSLTLRLDVENIPTLPGEAVVNTDALLKCHLCSIRGYSLTWEKIGGSLPAGRTTHKGCTLIIKNTTLDDSGRYACIATKQTGEKLRHEVPFTVIAPPRITSPISPIVAVRSQGELELRCAAVGPPSPDIYWTRGSQRLTSNKTGFLQIKNMSQLSVGFYRCHAVNRLGQDVRTTQIVISQLQFVERPPSTISVNDTSKTIVVNCTATVASELLIHTHWSINRNGFRCDKKSEKFKSIWFFTNGTMVIPNANRCAAGVYNCSAQHDKEMISTSMQIIDTLTGWMLTSDSCGGFRQSTYDRSVRYAVSLSNVWDKSKIYACPFGYHWASTDEGRKIFKSTDNTSGVSVYYSKCNWSGYEWRGRNRYYFRFRDSASTNAYKHAGNYDEYQNECATTRTFQLRPGRAEDTSEDGIRQQETVLQQRHCYCQQSLSPSAHKPLDWA is encoded by the exons ATGGGAGAGATCAGCGAGCACCGGTGCACCGTCTCTCGAAAGGATCGTTTCCTTTTGTACGCCTCCTGTGCAGCAACGTTGATACTGGTTGCAGCTActttctgcttgtttgctctATACCAAGTCAGACTTGACCAACTCGAGGCTCACATCAATGACATGCAAGATAAACGAGCAAAGATCAACTCTGTAGGAAAGAATGCCGACGGTCACGGCATTGACATGCTACATCGTTACGTTAGAGAAGCTCTCAGTGGCAAAGTCGACAATAAGGGAAGCACTGACATGGACAAACTCGTAGAAGAGATGATCAACATGCAG CTGCGATCACTGCGAGCTCACTGTTTAGCAAATGAAAGAGTCTGCATTCAAG GTCCCAAAGGAAGCGTGGGAGCAAAAGGTGACAATGGTAAACGGGGACCACAAG GCCAAAAGGGAAAAGAGGGATTCGTTGGACTGCAAGGCGAGAAAGGTGAAAAAGGTGACGTGGGACCGCGTGGAACAAGCATTG ACCCTCCTGTCATCAGTCGTTCCCCAGTCAGCATGACCGTATTACAAAAAGGTTCAGCTGTCTTCAAATGTGAGGCGCGTGGAACACCAAATCCTACAATCAGTTGGAGAAGACTGGATATCTCGCCGCTTCCTAAATTGCGAGCTTCTGTATTGCTCACCAATGCACTAAAAATCGTCGATATCCAACCAGAAGATGCAGGATCATATGTATGTGAAGCTAAAAACGTGTTTGGCTTAGAGCAAGCATACGCCACTCTTGCCGTTCAAG CCCCTCCATCTTTTGTTAAAGTGTCTTCTGACGTTGTGTCCGTGTTTCCCGGAGACGATGTCAAGTTGGACTGCTCGACATCAGGATATCCCATTCCAACGATTACTTGGTCTCGAGTAGATGATTTGCCAAAGTCCAGCAAAATAGAGAAGAACGGAACTCTCATTCTTCGTAACGTGACGCAATCGGATGTAGGTCAATACATCTGTACAGCACAAAACGATATTGCAAAGAAGACTCACTCTCTTACTCTCAGATTAGATGTAGAAA ACATTCCTACTCTTCCTGGAGAAGCTGTTGTTAATACGGACGCTCTACTCAAGTGTCACCTTTGTTCTATCCGTGGATATTCATTGACGTGGGAAAAGATTGGCGgcagtcttccagcaggaAGGACGACCCACAAAGGTTGCACTCTCATTATCAAAAACACGACACTGGATGACAGCGGAAGATACGCGTGCATCGCAACCAAACAGACGGGAGAGAAACTCAGACACGAAGTACCGTTTACAGTTATAG CTCCTCCTCGTATCACCAGTCCCATTTCTCCTATCGTTGCTGTTCGATCACAAGGAGAATTAGAATTGCGGTGTGCTGCTGTCGGCCCACCCTCACCGGACATCTACTGGACTCGAGGCTCACAACGGTTGACAAGCAACAAAACAGGATTCCTACAGATTAAGAACATGAGCCAATTATCAGTTGGCTTCTACCGCTGCCATGCAGTCAACCGCTTAGGCCAAGACGTCAGAACAACACAAATAG TAATATCTCAGTTGCAATTTGTGGAACGTCCACCATCGACTATTTCTGTAAACGATACAAGTAAAACGATAGTCGTCAACTGCACGGCTACTGTGGCTTCTGAGTTACTCATACACACTCATTGGTCAATTAATCGTAATGGATTCAGATGTGATAAAAAATCCGAAAAATTCAAATCAATTTGGTTTTTTACGAATGGAACGATGGTTATTCCCAATGCAAACAGGTGCGCTGCAGGTGTGTACAACTGTAGCGCTCAACATGACAAAGAGATGATTAGTACGTCAATGCAGATTATAG ATACACTTACGGGTTGGATGTTGACAAGTGACTCATGTGGAGGATTCAGACAATCTACGTACGACAGATCAGTTCGTTACGCAGTTTCATTGTCTAACGTATGGGATAAATCAAAAATATACGCTTGTCCATTTGGATATCACTGGGCATCTACTGATGAAGGACgaaaaatatttaaaagtACCGATAATACGTCGGGTGTCTCCGTATATTACAGTAAGTGTAACTGGTCCGGTTATGAGTGGAGAGGCAGAAACCGATATTACTTCAGGTTTCGTGATTCGGCGTCAACCAATGCTTACAAGCATGCTGGTAACTACGATGAGTATCAA